A genomic region of Leptolyngbya sp. NIES-2104 contains the following coding sequences:
- a CDS encoding universal stress protein translates to MNRSNRRGKHKIFIGMSPGVGKTYRMLEEGHRLKQEGVDVVIGLLETHNRHDTIEKAIGLEQVSRKLVTYSGVTLTEMDTEAVIARQPQLALVDELAHTNVPGSEHEKRYQDVEQILAAGIDVYSTVNIQHLESLNDLVARITGVVVRERIPDRLLEQADEVVVVDVTPETLEERLKDGKIYAPEKIDQSLQNFFQRRNLVALRELALREIADNVEGDAIEDTNPNTTAPYCNIHERVLVCVSTYPNSLQLLRRGARISNYMRAPLYCVFVGDPDRFLTKAESLQIETCERLCKEFDGQFIRVSDLDIAKAISEVAKRYRITQIVIGESQRSRWKTLLKGSLTQRLLKLLKNIDVHIIATENKT, encoded by the coding sequence ATGAATCGCTCAAATCGACGTGGAAAGCACAAGATTTTTATCGGCATGTCTCCGGGTGTGGGCAAAACCTACAGAATGCTCGAAGAAGGACATCGACTAAAACAAGAAGGAGTTGACGTAGTAATCGGACTGCTCGAAACGCATAATCGCCACGATACGATCGAGAAAGCGATCGGCTTAGAGCAAGTTTCGCGTAAATTGGTGACTTATTCTGGAGTGACGCTCACCGAGATGGACACAGAAGCGGTGATTGCTCGTCAGCCTCAGCTTGCTTTAGTCGATGAACTCGCTCATACCAATGTTCCAGGCTCTGAGCACGAGAAACGCTATCAAGATGTAGAGCAGATTTTAGCCGCTGGAATTGATGTTTACTCGACCGTGAACATTCAGCATTTAGAAAGCTTGAATGATTTAGTGGCTCGAATTACGGGCGTTGTCGTGCGGGAACGAATCCCCGATCGCTTACTTGAACAAGCGGATGAAGTGGTCGTCGTCGATGTCACGCCTGAGACTCTAGAAGAACGACTCAAAGACGGAAAAATCTACGCACCTGAAAAGATCGATCAATCACTGCAAAACTTTTTTCAGCGTCGAAACTTGGTTGCACTCCGAGAACTTGCATTGCGAGAGATTGCTGACAACGTTGAGGGAGATGCGATCGAAGACACGAACCCAAACACAACTGCTCCCTACTGCAATATTCATGAGCGCGTGTTAGTTTGCGTTTCAACTTATCCCAATTCGCTTCAATTGCTTAGACGCGGAGCGCGAATTTCAAACTACATGCGTGCGCCACTCTACTGTGTCTTTGTCGGCGATCCAGATCGATTTCTCACGAAGGCAGAAAGTTTACAGATTGAGACGTGTGAACGGCTTTGCAAAGAGTTCGACGGACAGTTTATTCGCGTTTCAGACCTCGATATTGCAAAAGCGATCTCTGAGGTTGCAAAACGGTATCGAATTACTCAAATTGTGATTGGAGAAAGTCAGCGATCGCGCTGGAAAACTTTGCTCAAAGGCTCCCTCACACAGCGATTGTTAAAACTGCTGAAAAACATTGATGTCCACATCATTGCAACCGAAAACAAAACATAA
- a CDS encoding cysteine desulfurase family protein translates to MRPIYLDNHSTTRVDDRVLAAMLPFFTEHYGNAASVTHSYGWEAEAAVKQARETIAEAIHATPEEIIFTSGATEANNLAIKGVAEAYFNQGRHIITVQTEHNAVLDPCRYLESLGFEVTYLGVDRFGLIDLTELEKAMRDDTILVSVMAANNEIGVIQPIDKIGELCRSRNILFHTDAAQAIGKIPLTVHNVDLMSITGHKLYAPKGIGALYVRRRNPRVQLSAQLHGGGHERGMRSGTLYTPLIVGLGEAIEIADPISEAMHVGKLRDRLWEQLQIEGVHLNGHPTQRLPGNLNLSIEGVDGQALLLGLQPTIAVSSGSACTSTKIEPSHVLSAIGVPKELAFASIRFGIGRFNTEEDIDRAAHAVQETVDSLRQI, encoded by the coding sequence ATGCGTCCGATTTATCTCGATAATCATTCAACCACACGAGTAGACGATCGCGTTTTAGCCGCAATGCTGCCGTTTTTCACCGAGCATTATGGCAACGCTGCAAGCGTGACGCATTCTTACGGCTGGGAAGCAGAAGCCGCCGTCAAACAAGCACGAGAAACGATCGCAGAAGCAATTCACGCCACACCTGAAGAAATTATCTTCACCAGCGGTGCAACTGAAGCGAATAACTTAGCGATTAAAGGAGTTGCAGAAGCTTACTTCAATCAAGGGCGACACATTATCACGGTTCAAACCGAGCATAATGCTGTGCTTGATCCTTGTCGCTATTTGGAATCGCTTGGATTTGAAGTGACGTATCTAGGAGTCGATCGCTTTGGCTTAATCGATTTGACTGAACTCGAAAAAGCCATGCGTGACGATACGATCTTGGTGTCGGTCATGGCAGCGAACAATGAGATTGGCGTGATTCAACCGATCGACAAAATCGGTGAACTCTGCCGCAGTCGAAATATTCTTTTTCACACCGATGCCGCACAAGCGATCGGCAAAATTCCCCTCACTGTTCATAACGTTGATTTGATGTCGATTACAGGTCATAAGCTTTATGCGCCAAAAGGAATCGGTGCCTTGTACGTGCGGCGAAGAAATCCCAGAGTTCAACTCTCTGCACAATTACATGGAGGTGGACATGAGCGAGGAATGCGATCGGGAACGCTCTACACTCCTTTGATCGTTGGACTGGGAGAAGCGATCGAGATTGCCGATCCAATTTCTGAGGCGATGCACGTCGGAAAATTGCGCGATCGTTTGTGGGAACAGTTGCAGATCGAAGGCGTTCATCTAAACGGACATCCAACTCAGCGTTTACCTGGAAATCTAAATCTCAGCATTGAAGGAGTCGATGGACAGGCATTGCTTCTCGGATTGCAACCCACGATCGCGGTTTCATCCGGTTCCGCTTGTACCTCCACAAAAATTGAACCGTCCCATGTTTTAAGCGCGATCGGGGTGCCAAAAGAATTAGCGTTTGCGTCGATTCGCTTCGGAATTGGGCGATTTAATACTGAAGAAGACATCGATCGGGCGGCTCACGCTGTTCAAGAAACCGTTGATTCGCTGCGGCAAATTTAG